One segment of Brassica napus cultivar Da-Ae chromosome C3, Da-Ae, whole genome shotgun sequence DNA contains the following:
- the LOC106378585 gene encoding alkane hydroxylase MAH1-like, which yields MASALTWFFWLLSENPQVTTIIREEINKNLPRTGYDQENLDKLVYLHATLYETMRLYPPAPFQRKTSIKPDMLPSGHKVDANSTVIFFLYAMGRMRAIWGGRRMGVYSETGELRHEPSYKFFSFNAGPRTCLGKHTAMIHLMIIVVEILQNYDIEVVKGHKIEPLPGFILHMKHGLKVTFKKR from the coding sequence ATGGCCTCAGCTCTTACTTGGTTCTTTTGGCTTTTGTCTGAAAATCCTCAAGTGACGACAATAATTCGtgaagaaatcaacaagaatcTACCAAGAACCGGATACGACCAAGAGAACTTGGACAAGCTCGTGTACTTACATGCAACTTTGTATGAAACAATGAGGCTATATCCACCAGCTCCATTCCAACGAAAGACTTCTATAAAGCCAGACATGCTTCCAAGTGGGCATAAAGTGGATGCAAACTCTACAGTCATCTTCTTTCTTTACGCAATGGGGAGGATGAGAGCTATATGGGGGGGAAGACGCATGGGAGTTTATTCAGAGACGGGAGAGCTGAGACATGAGCCGTCCTACAAGTTCTTTTCGTTTAATGCCGGCCCAAGAACTTGTCTCGGTAAGCATACGGCTATGATTCATTTGATGATAATAGTGGTGGAGATATTACAAAACTATGACATTGAGGTGGTTAAAGGACACAAGATCGAGCCACTTCCTGGTTTTATTCTTCATATGAAGCATGGTCTTAAAGTCACATTTAAGAAAAGATGA
- the LOC125583201 gene encoding uncharacterized protein LOC125583201: MPKRQKKQSERGDSSVQTARLSTKGKFRKTDRSHPANREITQQWDIHDDDFYEQMRGVEICPSRFAHRDTTDALGITEDIEALFEKIGLGYIFDLHCDCYADLTRQFLASARLYHPDEDNPVADKAMFSFIVNRQFHSMTIFQLCDVFGFGKGRQSCVPDFPEHNDFWTFIASGNFISREAKQARIRSPVLRYAVRVISSVIYGKTEPAAVTKDELALLFIGAGHLWPQGADITYVSGKDINIGAVIAEKLAYFKVSDTKRCGFGAVITQILRHCGVFLPPVDRVVDKKGMYQNFFDMRALISSHYLTGPWRGSIDKSAPHIYQFQNQQGRSNLPATLKKKGVASSSTHQQTPHDDIEEEPEDEESLFPTDFTPYMLPPAPPATASAAEINAWSIKSHQTNNSILLKMWKGICNIKKGCASQPAVSGDSDDDSGAHDTAAGPEAAEDSDDDGALERRSKRRTDRNA; this comes from the exons ATGCCTAAGAGACAGAAGAAGCAGAGTGAGCGTGGGGATTCCTCGGTACAGACTGCTAGGCTCAGCACAAAGGGCAAGTTCCGAAAGACGGATAGGTCTCATCCTGCGAATCGAGAGATAACCCAGCAGTGGGATATACATGATGATGATTTCTATGAGCAGATGAGGGGAGTGGAAATATGTCCGTCGCGCTTCGCTCACAGAGACACTACAGATGCATTGGGGATAACCGAGGATATTGAAGCCTTGTTCGAGAAGATTGGCCTGGGATACATCTTCGATCTTCACTGTGATTGCTATGCTGACTTGACCAGGCAGTTCCTCGCATCAGCCCGCCTCTACCATCCTGACGAGGACAACCCAGTTGCTGATAAGGCGATGTTCTCCTTCATTGTGAACAGGCAGTTCCACTCCATGACCATCTTTCAGCTGTGCGACGTCTTTGGGTTCGGGAAAGGACGTCAATCTTGTGTTCCTGACTTCCCGGAACACAATGATTTCTGGACATTCATCGCTTCAGGAAACTTCATCTCTCGAGAGGCCAAGCAAGCGAGAATACGTAGCCCTGTTCTGCGATATGCAGTGAGAGTGATCAGCAGTGTTATCTATGGGAAGACGGAACCCGCTGCAGTGACAAAAGATGAGCTAGCTCTTCTGTTCATCGGGGCTGGACACCTATGGCCTCAAGGCGCGGACATTACCTATGTTAGCGGGAAGGACATAAACATAGGAGCTGTGATCGCGGAGAAGCTTGCGTACTTCAAAGTTTCAGATACGAAGAGATGTGGGTTTGGAGCGGTTATCACACAGATCTTAAGGCATTGTGGAGTGTTTCTTCCACCTGTTGACAGAGTGGTGGATAAGAAGGGGATGTATCAGAACTTTTTCGACATGAGAGCACTCATTAGCAGCCACTACCTCACCGGCCCTTGGCGAGGAAGCATCGACAAGTCCGCCCCTCATATCTACCAGTTCCAGAACCAACAAGGGAGGAGCAATTT ACCCGcgacactgaagaagaaaggagtcgCATCATCATCGACACACCAGCAGACACCACATGATGATATAGAGGAGGAACCTGAAGATGAGGAAAGTCTTTTCCCCACGGATTTCACTCCGTATATGCTGCCACCAGCACCTCCCGCTACTGCATCCGCTGCTGAGATCAACGCTTGGTCGATCAAGAgccatcaaaccaacaactccatACTGCTGAAGATGTGGAAGGGAATCTGCAACATTAAGAAGGGATGCGCATCACAGCCAGCTGTTTCTGGAGATAGCGATGACGACTCAGGCGCTCACGACACCGCTGCTGGACCTGAGGCAGCGGaggactctgatgatgatggagccTTGGAGAGGCGCTCCAAGAGGCGTACTGACCGCAACGCCTGA